The Odocoileus virginianus isolate 20LAN1187 ecotype Illinois chromosome 2, Ovbor_1.2, whole genome shotgun sequence genomic interval CATGGGCCACCTGCCTGCCAGGTTCGCATGTGTGTCCTGTCAGCAACAGAATTACTGAGGTCCTGCTTGCCCAGGGCGCGCTTCTCTGAGGTTAGGCAGCGTGTTCCAGCTCCTGCACAACAGAGCTATTTGAGTTCTGCTCGCTCACGCATGGGGCGTCTGTGCAGGAAGAATGGGGGAAGGCtggtggtgggggttgggggatcAGCTCCGGGAGGACCTTCTGCCCCCTTGTCTCCATCTCCAGCTGCACCCTCGCTGAGTCTGACTCTCGAACCAGGTAGCAGGCTCTTTTTTTCCACAACTTTCCTCTGGATCATCTGGGTCCCCAAAACCACCCCCGAGTTGTCCCCGAGGAGAGAAGTCTGGCTCACCTGTCTgaccttttccttccctcctgtcACTAGGTGGAGGAGACCAGGCTTCCTGCCCCAGAGGTGGACGAGCTACCTCGGACTCGCGCCATTCCCAGAGCTGCTGCTCTTTGCTCGGGAGACGATGCTGACACCGAAGACGACCCGTCCCCTGTGGAGTCGCCGCAGGTGCCAGACCTCTGCCCACAGTCTCCCATCCCAGACTTCCCATGCCCGTCGAGGTGGAGGTCAGCCGTGAGCCCGGGGATGCCCGCGCCACTGTCATCCAGCTGCAGCGTGTCGGCCTCCTCCCCTGGCAGCAGTCTCCAGGGTCACCAGGAAAAGGCGGAGCCTCGGAGTGGCTGCCTCGCCAAGGTTTCCTCCTGCCTGGAGCTGGCTGTCCCACCGTCAGCCCCCTCAGCGGTAGGCCCTGGGCCTCGGCTCCAGTGGTTGCCCCAGCCCGTGTCCTCAGCGGGGGATGCCCCCGGGCTGGGCAGGAGACGCCTCTCCTTCCAGGCCGAGTACTGGGCCTGTGTGCTGCCCgattccctgcctccctccccagaccGCCGCTCCCCACTCTGGAACCCGAACAAAGAGTACGAAGACCTGCTGGACTACACCTATCCCCTCAGGCCCGGGCCCCGGCTCCCGAAGCAGCTCGATAGCCACGTGCTGGCTGAGCCCGTCCTGCAGGACTCAGGCGTAGACCTCGATAGCTTCTCCATCTCCCCGGCGAGCACCCTCAAGTCACCCACTAACGTCTCACACAGTTGCCCACCAGCCAAGGCTGCCACCCTGCGGTTCTCTGGGCCCAGAGAGCCAAGCCTTAAGCAGGGGCCCTCTGGAGTACCCCAGAAGCAGGGTGGTGTGGGGTCAGCATCTTGCAGCCCTTTTGCCTCTACCCCCAGAGCCCCAGGCGGTAGGGCCCCTCCTTGGGTGAGCAGAGAGCCTGCCCGGAGGAACCTGAGGGACTGGCCACCTGTGGGCAGGCACCTTGAGCTGGGCTCTCCACACCTGAGGACACGGCACAGAGGGTGGCCCTCACCCGGgctggagagggagaagggggccGGCCAGGGCCTCAGGCGCCTCGCCTGCACGGAGTCTGGATGGAAACCACAAGAGGAGGTGGAAAGTGATGACGAGTATCTGGCCCTACCCACTCGGCTGACACAGGTTTCTAGCTTGGTTTCGTATCTGGGCTCCATTCCCACCTCCGTGCCCCTGTCCACGGATGCTGCTGAAGGGCAGAGCTCCCTGGATGT includes:
- the CEP68 gene encoding centrosomal protein of 68 kDa isoform X1, with product MALGEEKAEGEASSDKKAPSCGSWSRREQELSPAGPMLGEQPPRLEAEGGPASPVGGTEGLPSPTCYGGVGPGSSRTCQPLASGASREPAAGGSKPALSCMTPPASLETGDLPSAGSQVEETRLPAPEVDELPRTRAIPRAAALCSGDDADTEDDPSPVESPQVPDLCPQSPIPDFPCPSRWRSAVSPGMPAPLSSSCSVSASSPGSSLQGHQEKAEPRSGCLAKVSSCLELAVPPSAPSAVGPGPRLQWLPQPVSSAGDAPGLGRRRLSFQAEYWACVLPDSLPPSPDRRSPLWNPNKEYEDLLDYTYPLRPGPRLPKQLDSHVLAEPVLQDSGVDLDSFSISPASTLKSPTNVSHSCPPAKAATLRFSGPREPSLKQGPSGVPQKQGGVGSASCSPFASTPRAPGGRAPPWVSREPARRNLRDWPPVGRHLELGSPHLRTRHRGWPSPGLEREKGAGQGLRRLACTESGWKPQEEVESDDEYLALPTRLTQVSSLVSYLGSIPTSVPLSTDAAEGQSSLDVSDSDGPASLPSDSSQSQLPSRATFRGSWSAEDQKHHLLRSFAHARRSAGEGSLVSGQALGASGPVRTRASWSAVLDPDAEGQPPRKGGEQGRESLVQCVQTFCCQLEELIHWLYNVADTTDHLTAPRSSLTGLKSSLQLYRQFKKDIDEHQSLTESVLQKGEVLLQSLLDNTPVLKDVLGRISRQPSALESHADRLYDTILASLDTLAGCTLTPNSTPTAHRSASVKGISLASSLEEM
- the CEP68 gene encoding centrosomal protein of 68 kDa isoform X2; translated protein: MALGEEKAEGEASSDKKAPSCGSWSRREQELSPAGPMLGEQPPRLEAEGGPASPVGGTEGLPSPTCYGGVGPGSSRTCQPLASGASREPAAGGSKPALSCMTPPASLETGDLPSAGSQVEETRLPAPEVDELPRTRAIPRAAALCSGDDADTEDDPSPVESPQVPDLCPQSPIPDFPCPSRWRSAVSPGMPAPLSSSCSVSASSPGSSLQGHQEKAEPRSGCLAKVSSCLELAVPPSAPSAVGPGPRLQWLPQPVSSAGDAPGLGRRRLSFQAEYWACVLPDSLPPSPDRRSPLWNPNKEYEDLLDYTYPLRPGPRLPKQLDSHVLAEPVLQDSGVDLDSFSISPASTLKSPTNVSHSCPPAKAATLRFSGPREPSLKQGPSGVPQKQGGVGSASCSPFASTPRAPGGRAPPWVSREPARRNLRDWPPVGRHLELGSPHLRTRHRGWPSPGLEREKGAGQGLRRLACTESGWKPQEEVESDDEYLALPTRLTQVSSLVSYLGSIPTSVPLSTDAAEGQSSLDVSDSDGPASLPSDSSQSQLPSRATFRGSWSAEDQKHHLLRSFAHARRSAGEGSLVSGQALGASGPVRTRASWSAVLDPDAEGQPPRKGGEQGRESLVQCVQTFCCQLEELIHWLYNVADTTDHLTAPRSSLTGLKSSLQLYRWVCGSI